One genomic segment of Streptomyces sp. NBC_00239 includes these proteins:
- a CDS encoding TetR/AcrR family transcriptional regulator: MMGDVAIDGSNSSNDKPRRGRRVRMTGAERRQQLLDIGRTLFAEKGFEGTSVEEIAAKAGVSKPVVYEHFGGKEGLYAVVVDREMRQLLDGVTGALTAGHPRELLEQAAFALLDYIESYTDGFRILVRDSPVAQSTGTFASLISDIATQVEDILGLEFKARGFDPKLAPLYAQALVGMVALTGQWWLETRRPKKAEVAAHLVNLAWHGLDGLEAKPRLVGHRKS; this comes from the coding sequence ATGATGGGTGACGTGGCGATCGACGGCAGCAACTCCAGCAACGACAAGCCCCGGCGTGGCCGCCGGGTCCGGATGACGGGCGCCGAACGGCGTCAGCAACTGCTCGACATCGGTCGCACCCTCTTCGCGGAGAAGGGTTTCGAAGGCACCTCGGTGGAGGAGATCGCGGCGAAGGCCGGGGTGTCCAAGCCGGTGGTGTACGAACACTTCGGCGGCAAGGAGGGCCTGTACGCGGTCGTCGTCGACCGGGAGATGCGGCAGCTGCTGGACGGGGTGACGGGCGCGCTGACGGCGGGCCACCCCCGGGAGCTGCTGGAGCAGGCGGCCTTCGCACTGCTGGACTACATCGAGAGCTACACGGACGGCTTCCGGATCCTGGTCCGGGACTCGCCGGTGGCCCAGTCCACGGGCACCTTCGCCTCGCTGATCAGTGACATCGCCACGCAGGTCGAGGACATTCTGGGGCTGGAGTTCAAGGCCCGCGGCTTCGACCCGAAGCTGGCGCCGCTGTACGCGCAGGCGCTGGTGGGCATGGTCGCGCTGACGGGCCAGTGGTGGCTGGAGACCCGCCGCCCGAAGAAGGCGGAGGTCGCGGCGCACCTGGTGAACCTGGCCTGGCACGGGCTGGACGGCCTGGAGGCGAAGCCGCGGCTGGTGGGGCACCGCAAGAGCTGA
- a CDS encoding acyl-CoA desaturase, whose amino-acid sequence MTISPDVLEENPEGPGVEPESATLGGESKRSVEQIALLLFIVVPFVALAAAVPLAWGWGVSWLDLGLMVFMYFLACHGITIGFHRYFTHGSFKATRPLRIALAIAGSMAVEGPLVRWVADHRKHHKFSDDEGDPHSPWRFGETLPALMKGLWWAHIGWLFDEEQTNQQKYAPDLIKDPAIRRISRDFVFWTILSLAIPPLVGGLVTMSWWGAFTAFFWGSLVRVSLLHHVTWSINSICHAVGQRPFKSRDRSGNVWWLAVLSCGESWHNLHHADPTSARHGVLRGQVDSSARLIRWFELAGWASDVRWPSEARIDARRKEKAANAA is encoded by the coding sequence ATGACGATCAGCCCGGATGTGCTCGAAGAGAACCCGGAGGGGCCCGGCGTCGAACCGGAATCCGCCACGCTGGGCGGGGAGAGCAAGCGGTCCGTCGAGCAGATCGCGCTGCTCCTCTTCATCGTCGTGCCGTTCGTGGCGCTGGCCGCGGCGGTGCCGCTGGCGTGGGGCTGGGGGGTGAGCTGGCTGGACCTGGGTCTGATGGTGTTCATGTACTTCCTGGCCTGCCACGGCATCACCATCGGTTTCCACCGTTACTTCACGCACGGTTCCTTCAAGGCGACGCGGCCGCTGCGGATCGCGCTGGCGATCGCGGGCTCGATGGCGGTGGAGGGTCCGCTGGTGCGGTGGGTGGCGGACCACCGCAAGCACCACAAGTTCTCGGACGACGAGGGCGACCCGCATTCGCCCTGGCGGTTCGGCGAGACGCTGCCGGCGCTGATGAAGGGCCTGTGGTGGGCCCACATCGGGTGGCTGTTCGACGAGGAGCAGACGAACCAGCAGAAGTACGCCCCCGACCTGATCAAGGACCCCGCGATCCGGCGGATCAGCCGTGACTTCGTGTTCTGGACGATCCTGTCGCTGGCGATCCCGCCGCTCGTGGGCGGTCTGGTGACGATGTCCTGGTGGGGCGCGTTCACGGCGTTCTTCTGGGGGTCCCTGGTGCGGGTGTCCCTGCTGCACCACGTGACGTGGTCGATCAACTCGATCTGCCACGCAGTGGGGCAGCGCCCGTTCAAGTCCCGCGACCGTTCGGGCAACGTGTGGTGGCTGGCGGTGCTGTCCTGCGGCGAGTCGTGGCACAACCTGCACCACGCCGATCCGACCTCGGCGCGCCACGGCGTGCTGCGCGGGCAGGTCGACTCCAGCGCGCGGCTGATCCGCTGGTTCGAGCTGGCCGGATGGGCCTCCGACGTGCGGTGGCCGTCGGAGGCGCGGATCGACGCCCGGCGCAAGGAGAAGGCTGCGAACGCGGCATGA
- a CDS encoding FG-GAP repeat domain-containing protein, which translates to MNTSRHQRAGRIAACTALALSAGTLLAATPASAAGSDVPPRGAVERVAPKPDRKVDLELPASVRRGTFAATGEAAAPRYDADHDGRADVLYRGIDGHYYVGSHDSSADIQVTIGQSTETLAYKDVIPVGDVHGDAASYSDLLALGADGRLSLFEGHGTLGSAFTATWSGGGWQMYNKVFSPGDLTGDGRADLLARTHAGALYLYEASGVLSSPFKSAVKIGAGWQAFDQLVGANDINGDAIADVVARNASGDLFSYLGTGVAATPFKPAAKIGTGYQIYNQLVGVDDIDGDGNGDLFARTPSGQLYLYPANGTGGVEARVALGTGFNAVTQFAGQGGVPDFDRADLFARDAAGTMWWYYSKNNGTLAKRQQVGPTAGWKGAKFSTASALRPQYGFADMLEVYSGKLYVNGEPVTSGWQIYNHVFGPGDLSGDGKGDLLARDGGGTLYLYRGNGAGTGFASRVKVGAGWGGFNKLTGAGDLTGDGRADLLARATNGDLYVYPGTGQAAVPFAARVKVGTGFGIYKNLVVTGDLTGDGRADLVATDSAGTLWRYDSYGNTKLTARAKVGTGYQIYPNLY; encoded by the coding sequence TTGAACACCTCGCGCCACCAGCGCGCCGGCCGCATCGCGGCCTGCACCGCCCTCGCCCTGTCCGCCGGCACGCTGCTGGCCGCGACCCCGGCGTCCGCCGCCGGCTCCGACGTGCCGCCGCGCGGCGCGGTGGAGCGGGTCGCCCCGAAGCCGGACCGGAAGGTCGACCTGGAACTGCCGGCTTCCGTGCGCCGCGGCACCTTCGCGGCCACCGGCGAGGCCGCCGCGCCGCGCTACGACGCCGACCACGACGGCCGCGCAGACGTGCTCTACCGGGGCATCGACGGCCACTACTACGTGGGCTCGCACGACAGCTCCGCCGACATCCAGGTCACGATCGGCCAGAGCACCGAGACCCTGGCCTACAAGGACGTCATCCCGGTCGGAGACGTGCACGGGGACGCGGCGAGCTACAGCGACCTGCTGGCCCTCGGCGCGGACGGGCGGCTGTCGCTGTTCGAGGGTCACGGGACTCTGGGGTCGGCCTTCACCGCGACCTGGTCCGGCGGTGGCTGGCAGATGTACAACAAGGTCTTCTCGCCCGGCGACCTGACCGGCGACGGCAGGGCCGACCTGCTGGCCCGCACCCACGCCGGCGCGCTCTACCTGTACGAGGCCAGCGGCGTCCTGAGCTCGCCGTTCAAGTCGGCGGTCAAGATCGGCGCGGGCTGGCAGGCCTTCGACCAGCTGGTCGGCGCGAACGACATCAACGGCGACGCGATCGCCGACGTCGTGGCCCGCAACGCCTCCGGCGACCTGTTCTCGTACCTGGGCACCGGCGTCGCCGCCACGCCGTTCAAGCCGGCGGCCAAGATCGGCACCGGCTACCAGATCTACAACCAGCTCGTCGGCGTCGACGACATCGACGGCGACGGCAACGGCGACCTGTTCGCGCGCACCCCCTCCGGCCAGCTGTACCTGTACCCGGCCAACGGCACCGGCGGGGTCGAGGCCCGCGTCGCGCTCGGCACCGGCTTCAACGCCGTCACCCAGTTCGCGGGCCAGGGCGGCGTCCCGGACTTCGACCGTGCGGACCTGTTCGCCCGCGACGCCGCCGGCACCATGTGGTGGTACTACTCCAAGAACAACGGCACGCTGGCCAAGCGTCAGCAGGTGGGTCCGACCGCCGGATGGAAGGGCGCGAAGTTCTCCACCGCGTCCGCCCTCCGCCCCCAGTACGGCTTCGCCGACATGCTGGAGGTCTACAGCGGCAAGCTGTACGTGAACGGCGAGCCGGTGACCTCCGGCTGGCAGATCTACAACCACGTCTTCGGCCCCGGCGACCTGTCCGGCGACGGCAAGGGCGACCTGCTGGCCCGTGACGGCGGCGGCACGCTCTACCTCTACCGCGGCAACGGCGCCGGCACCGGCTTCGCCTCCCGCGTCAAGGTCGGCGCGGGCTGGGGCGGCTTCAACAAGCTGACCGGCGCCGGCGACCTCACCGGTGACGGCCGCGCCGACCTGCTGGCCCGCGCGACCAACGGCGACCTGTACGTCTACCCGGGCACCGGCCAGGCGGCCGTGCCGTTCGCGGCGCGCGTCAAGGTCGGCACCGGCTTCGGCATCTACAAGAACCTGGTGGTCACCGGCGACCTGACCGGCGACGGCCGCGCCGACCTCGTCGCGACCGACTCGGCGGGCACGCTGTGGCGCTACGACTCGTACGGCAACACGAAGCTCACCGCCCGCGCGAAGGTCGGAACGGGTTACCAGATCTACCCGAACCTGTACTAA